TATATTCTTCATATATCCTGCCTCCATTTAAAATTTTGTTTTAATTTAAGTACTACCATGCCTTTTATATAGTTATCAATATGATAAATTAGGGTGTATAATTGTAAATTGTTCTTTTTATAAATTGACAATCATTTCATTTAATTTGTTATTGATATATTATACAAGAATTTTTGGAATATCTTTGAAACATGCAAGGAAAAATAATATACTTATTATTGGACTGACAACTAGTTCATTTCAGATGAAAACATCAAAATATACAGGATTTTAGGAATAAAGGGTTATGCAATAATGGAAGCCTCTGGTAATATAACGGATTTTTTGATGGACTTGAAAATACTAGCGCTTCAGATGGGGGCAAGTTCTGTTTCAGTTATAACTACAGATGAAATTTCCATTGAGGATAAGCTCGCTGCGAACTGCAAGGATCCTGGGTGTATGAACTATGGACAGTCTGCAAGCTGTCCTCCCTATGTTGCAGGACCAGATGGATTCAGAAAGCTTATTCAGAAATTAAAATATGGGTTATTTTTTAAGATTGATGTCCCATTAGAGGTACTCTATTCCAATCAAAATTACGATATTTTCAGACTACTTCACACAATAGCCTCGCATTTAGAGCATTCTGCTTTTGAAAAGGGTTTTGTGAATTCAGCGGCTTTTGCCGGAGGCTCATGCAAGCAGCTTTTCTGTTATGACAAGCCGGATTGTAATAAGATAAGAAGAGACGGCAATTGCAGGCATCCCAGCATAGCACGTCCATCGATGTCCGGATTTGGCATCAACGTCTCTAAATTGATGAAGAGGGTTGGTTGGGAGATGAGCTTCAAGATTCAAAAAAGCGAATATGAAGAAGTATCAATGGCTAATGTATGTGGTCTTGTACTTATTGGATAATATTCATTTCATGATATTATCGGCAATGACTTCGTAAAATACCTTGATGAAAAATAAAGAACAAAAAAATTTATAGATAATTTTAATTGTTTGTAAAGAGAGGAGTTAGATTGTCTACGACATTAAGAGACAAGCATTTAGCCCTACAGACTAAAATATCCCATTTTGCAGAACATGTGATTGCCCTTCACGATGATCTGTATTCAATGGATGAATTTCCCTTTGACATATGGAGTAAAATGGGTAGCGAGGACCTTCTTGGGCTCAGCATCCCTAAAACCTATGGCGGCATATGGCAGGACTATCTTTCAATTGTCGTGGCTACTGAAACCATGGTTAGAAGGGGACACAACATTGGACTTGCCCTATCATGGATTATTCATCTCATTATCTCACGTTTATTGATTCTGAATTTTGGAAACTGTGAACAGCGAAACCTGTATCTATTCGATCTTTCACGTGGCAAGATAACAGCCTCAATAGCTGTGTCAGAACCAGAAACCGGGGCAAATCCTAAGCGCTTGATGACATCTGCGCATTACAAGGATGGTTGCTACATTATAAACGGTGAGAAGGCTTTTCTATCAAACGGTCCGATTGCTGATATTTTTGTTGTTTTTGCAGTAACAGGGGTTCATAATGAGAAAAATCAGATTACAGCATTCCTTGTTCCAGCGGATACTGCAGGTTTATCGATCATTGAGAAGATGAGTTTAAATTTCTTACGACCTTCACCTCATTGTGGGATTACACTCACCAATTGTTCTGTTCCAGCAAATAATATACTTGGCAATGTAGGCAGCGCATATGAGGATATGATGAAACCATTTAGAGAACTGGAAGAGACTATTATGTTTGGTCCAATAATTGGAGGAATGCAATTACAGATTGATCTTCTACTCTCGCTTATTGAAAAACAGGGCATTACCATAACAGATGAGTTGAGAGAGGCTATTGGAGAATTGCAATCCATGGTGCATGCCCTTAGAATTATATCCTACGAAGCGGCGTGTTTGCTAGACAAACCAAAATACTGTCAGACACCCTTTTCGCTGATGCCTGTTTTTCGAAGGCTATCAAGGGACTTTCAATCTCTATTAGGGCAGACTATGCAAAACTCAGAGATAAAGGAGGATGCTCCTTTGGATAATATCACCAAAGATCTTGTTCATATCAATGATATTGGGAGGAATGTGATAAAAATAAAGCAGAGGAAGTTTGGCAATACTATACTAAATAATAGGTGAATCAATGAAATTACAAAACCAACTATTCTCCTCAATTGAGAATATTCAACAGGGGATGAAGGGCGCTGGCTACATCTGCAGCAGGAATATCGCTACAACACTATATCTTGCCTTCAATCTTGGAAAGCCAATTCTTATTGAAGGGCCAGCGGGTGTGGGCAAGACTGACCTTGGAAAGACAACTTCTGTTCTTTTAGACATGCCCTTGATCCGTCTGCAATGCTATGAGGGACTCGATGAGTCTAAGGCTCTATATGAATGGAAATATGGAAAGCAGCTTCTCTATACACAGATGTTAAAGGATAAGCTGAATGATATTGTTAATGAGGGAGAGAGTCTTGCAGAATCAATCAATAAACTCCATCAGTATAATGATATATTCTTTTCAAGCGATTTTTTAGACCCCAGACCAATATTGCAGTCTCTTCAGAGTAAAACAGGCGCAGTGCTACTGATTGATGAAATTGACAAATCGGACGAGGAATTTGAGGCCTTTCTTCTGGAAATCCTATCAGATTTTCAGGTTTCAATCCCAGAGATAGGTACCATACATGCTGAATCAAAACCATTTGTATTCTTAACGAGCAACAATACAAGGGAGATGAGCGACGCACTGAAACGTCGTTGTCTGCATCTATTTATCCCATTCCCAGATATAAAACTGGAAAGGGAGATAATAAGCATTCGGGTGCCAGATATTGCAGAAAGGTTAAGGATTCAACTTGTGTCATTTATTCAACAGGTAAGGGAGATGGATATCAGGAAGCCTCCATCTATTAGCGAGGTAATAGACTGGGCTAGGGTGCTTCTACTTCTAAATGCAGGCGACCTGAACCCAGATTTAGTAAGAGAGACTATTAATACCTTTCTGAAATTTGAAGTAGATATCCAGTTAGTAGAAGAGCATATCTATGATATTACAGCAAAAGCAGTTAGAGAGTCAGCGAACTAAGAGATGAAAAGAGCGCTTGAAGATTTCATAACAGCTCTTCGGAGCTCAGGTGTAAGGATCTCAGTGTCTGAAAGCATTGACGCAATGAACGCAGTCGAGCTTGTTGGCTTTCGGGAAAGAAATGTCTTTAGGGATTCTCTGCAATCAGCGCTTGCGAAATCTCAACATGAAAAGGAGATATTTAATATCTGTTTTGATCGATTCTTCTCCTCCTATAGTTTCACAGATCAAAATAATGACACCCTTGGCAGCGCGGCATCAGAGGGCAATGAAGGCACATCAAATCTTGCACAGATGCTCCTCTCCGGGGACAATCTCGGCCTTGCGGTCTCCATCAGAGAGGCTGCGCGAGCTGTCGATATAACAGGGATACAGTATTTTACACAGAAAGGGGTATACCTTCAGAGGATCCTACATCATATGGGCCTTCCTGAATTGAGGATGGATATAGATATGTTATTGAAGGAGAATACAGATTATTCCAAACAAAGGGCCACGGAGCTGGAAAAGGGGAGGCACTACCTCTTCGAAAATGTCAGAAATTTTGTGGAGCAGCAATTTATACTCTTCTCCGGTTCAACAACTGAGGAAATAAGGGAGTGGTATTTAAAAAATGTAAAACTCACTAATGTGGAAGGACGAAATCTCCATCAGATGCAGGCTATTATCAACAAGATGGTAAAAAATCTTAATGATGTAAGCTCAAGAAGGCGAAAAACCCACAAGAGAGGACAGCTAGATTTTAAAAGA
This genomic window from Spirochaetota bacterium contains:
- a CDS encoding MoxR family ATPase, with the translated sequence MKLQNQLFSSIENIQQGMKGAGYICSRNIATTLYLAFNLGKPILIEGPAGVGKTDLGKTTSVLLDMPLIRLQCYEGLDESKALYEWKYGKQLLYTQMLKDKLNDIVNEGESLAESINKLHQYNDIFFSSDFLDPRPILQSLQSKTGAVLLIDEIDKSDEEFEAFLLEILSDFQVSIPEIGTIHAESKPFVFLTSNNTREMSDALKRRCLHLFIPFPDIKLEREIISIRVPDIAERLRIQLVSFIQQVREMDIRKPPSISEVIDWARVLLLLNAGDLNPDLVRETINTFLKFEVDIQLVEEHIYDITAKAVRESAN
- a CDS encoding DUF2284 domain-containing protein — encoded protein: MEASGNITDFLMDLKILALQMGASSVSVITTDEISIEDKLAANCKDPGCMNYGQSASCPPYVAGPDGFRKLIQKLKYGLFFKIDVPLEVLYSNQNYDIFRLLHTIASHLEHSAFEKGFVNSAAFAGGSCKQLFCYDKPDCNKIRRDGNCRHPSIARPSMSGFGINVSKLMKRVGWEMSFKIQKSEYEEVSMANVCGLVLIG
- a CDS encoding VWA domain-containing protein, with product MKRALEDFITALRSSGVRISVSESIDAMNAVELVGFRERNVFRDSLQSALAKSQHEKEIFNICFDRFFSSYSFTDQNNDTLGSAASEGNEGTSNLAQMLLSGDNLGLAVSIREAARAVDITGIQYFTQKGVYLQRILHHMGLPELRMDIDMLLKENTDYSKQRATELEKGRHYLFENVRNFVEQQFILFSGSTTEEIREWYLKNVKLTNVEGRNLHQMQAIINKMVKNLNDVSSRRRKTHKRGQLDFKRTLRNNLKYQGVIFNPWWKYKKIDRPEVIAICDVSRSVRTVVRFLLLFIYGMNRVISKIRTFTFCSNLVEVSHIFEQFGVEEAMVRLQKGIGLPIMFGPTDYGRAFSDFKANWIDTVTPKTTVIILGDARSNYGDPERGILKLIFTRCKRLIWLNPEEKSIWGTGDSEMNGYIPFCHLVRECNTITHLEKIVYDLVKTL
- a CDS encoding acyl-CoA dehydrogenase family protein; the protein is MSTTLRDKHLALQTKISHFAEHVIALHDDLYSMDEFPFDIWSKMGSEDLLGLSIPKTYGGIWQDYLSIVVATETMVRRGHNIGLALSWIIHLIISRLLILNFGNCEQRNLYLFDLSRGKITASIAVSEPETGANPKRLMTSAHYKDGCYIINGEKAFLSNGPIADIFVVFAVTGVHNEKNQITAFLVPADTAGLSIIEKMSLNFLRPSPHCGITLTNCSVPANNILGNVGSAYEDMMKPFRELEETIMFGPIIGGMQLQIDLLLSLIEKQGITITDELREAIGELQSMVHALRIISYEAACLLDKPKYCQTPFSLMPVFRRLSRDFQSLLGQTMQNSEIKEDAPLDNITKDLVHINDIGRNVIKIKQRKFGNTILNNR